One genomic region from Uloborus diversus isolate 005 chromosome 2, Udiv.v.3.1, whole genome shotgun sequence encodes:
- the LOC129216334 gene encoding uncharacterized protein LOC129216334 produces the protein MELKLKLHNNEKSDKNVFKAETNDVVLRALALETIESCYPREKWLRIYTDGSKVNGCVNTGAGVYCELFSFYTPIGNHRSAFDGEIAAICQALSQLQPHLDPFSKAVVLTDSKAALQAIDTPSHSRTLTTDNCLKLLNRLARNNKTVVLQWIPAHCGIQGNEMADFLAKKGASVFQRTNPKLPFSNIKSLIKRIFKDTFHEELKNRNSNKPWFELILNVPNWPRMKSVAMFRLLSGHDCLRKHLCRINVVPDPFCTLCDLHEVMDMPHLSRCPALPWTSIWERYWIARFHL, from the exons ATGGAACTAAAACTAAAATTACACAATAATGAAAAATCTGATAAG AATGTGTTCAAAGCGGAGACAAATGATGTAGTGTTAAGAGCTCTTGCTCTCGAAACAATAGAATCCTGTTACCCCAGAGAGAAATGGTTGAGAATATATACTGACGGCTCTAAAGTGAATGGATGTGTTAATACTGGTGCTGGTGTTTACtgtgaacttttttctttttacaccCCCATTGGCAACCATAGATCAGCTTTCGATGGCGAGATTGCTGCCATTTGCCAGGCCCTGTCACAGCTCCAGCCACATTTAGACCCTTTTTCAAAAGCAGTTGTATTAACGGATTCAAAGGCTGCACTCCAAGCTATCGATACACCTAGCCACTCCCGAACTTTAACCACCGACAATTGTTTGAAGCTCCTTAACCGGCTTGCCAGAAATAATAAGACAGTTGTTCTTCAGTGGATTCCGGCCCACTGTGGAATCCAAGGTAATGAGATGGCCGATTTTTTGGCCAAAAAGGGAGCATCGGTTTTTCAGAGAACCAATCCTAAGCTTCCATTTAGTAACATCAAAAGCTTAATAAAGAGAATCTTTAAAGACACTTTTCACGAAGAACTCAAAAATCGCAACAGCAATAAACCATGGTTTGAGCTGATTCTGAATGTCCCTAATTGGCCTAGGATGAAATCTGTCGCCATGTTTCGTTTATTATCTGGCCATGATTGCCTACGAAAGCATCTCTGTCGTATCAACGTGGTTCCTGACCCTTTCTGCACTTTGTGTGATCTCCACGAAGTAATGGACATGCCTCATTTGTCCAGATGTCCTGCTCTCCCTTGGACATCCATCTGGGAACGCTATTGGATTGCtcgttttcatttatag